The Coraliomargarita parva genomic sequence TGGTCCCTTCCAAGGCTAAGAGCCCGGAAGGCTTTTTCGAGTCCTTCCTCCGACGAGTTTTAAGGACCCATTCTCGGAAGGACTCAAAAAGCTGGTGAAGTATCGATGTAACCTACAAGGGGAGGTGTCTGCGCTTGTCGCAGACGGAGGGGTCAGTCCTCGTCCTCGTTGACGAAGGACCAGATATTGTGGCGGCCGTAGGGTTTGATGTGGGCCACGAATTTCTCCTTTTTCAAGTGCAGGGGAATGTTGGGGACGGCGCGGTCGACATAGACCCGGTTGCCCGGGCAGGCGCTGCAAAGTCGGCTGGCGATATTGATTGGACGGCCGATGTAGTCATGGCCGGTCTCCAGATGGGAGGCCAAGCCGAAGCAGATGCCGGCGCCGATCATTTCCGGAGCCCCGTGGGTGAAGTGGGGGCTGTCCTGCACGATCTTCCACTTGTGCCGGAGACTCAAGGCCGCGGTCAGGGCGACATTGACGGCGATTTCGCGGTCGGCCGGGCTGGTTTCCCAGATCGCCAGCATGCCGTCGCCGAGGAACTTGGTCATTTCCGGGGGAAAGCGCTGGAGCGAGTGGTTGGCCATGTTGTAGAAGGCCGACATCAGGCCGCAGATGTAGGGCGACTCGATATTGGGCTCCTCGCAGAAAAGGCTGAATCCACGGATGTCGATGACCAGGGCCAGGATTTCACAGGGCTTGCCGAATTCGACGTCCGGTTCGGTATTCTCGATAAAGGGGTAGGTGCTGTAGATCTCCTCCTCGAACTGGTAGTAGTTCGCCTTGTTCACCGAATCGCTGTAGAAACTGAGCCCCTGCAGGTAGCGGTCGTAGGTGACCGGGCGGTATTGCAGCTCGGATATCCCGTAGCCTTCGGTGTGCTGGGTCCGGCTCGTGTAGAAACGGGCCGAATACTTGCGGACCTTGTTTTCACGGCCTTCCAGCCGCTTTAGCACCTTCGAAACATCGGGCTCATCCAGTACCAGAAAGGAATCAAAGCCATCGACCGTGAAGTAGGCATGGCGAAATTCAGGATGATTGGTCTGGAAACGGCTGCAGATGTCCCAAAAATCCCGAAAATTCAGATTCGGGATCGGGTAGTGCCGTCGTATGATGCTGGATGCCATGGAGTCGCTTGCTAATCTCGGATGCTGGGACAGGGGAATCAAGCCATTATGTCGCAGTTTGGGGACTGGTCGTGACTTGGCGAAAACAAACTGATGTAAACGGAGTGGCAGTTCGGCTTCGTCGCGCGCTACATTTACCTCTTGGAGGTGGATGATTGCCTGGAGCGTTTGAAGCAAGCCTCCGCCGTATTGGCCCCGATGCTTTCCGCCCTGCGTTCAGCGAAACAGACTTATTAGAAACGTAAATACTAGGGCCGATATTTCTCGACTCTTTACTAATCGACACCTCTTATGGCCAGCTTATTTGATGCCCCGGCCCTTGGTCACAGGCATCAGGTAAGTCTATTACTGTATTCATGTCTTCTTATTTCATCAGTCTCCCCCGAATTGGCGTTTTGCGTGTTCACTCATGCCTTATGCACGAACGGGTCGGCCGATAGGGTTTATCTGTTATGCATTGGATCGATTGGGTTATCACGGTAGTTCCTGTTACCATTATTTTATTTCTGGCGGTATACAGCCGTAAGTATGTGCGGGGGGTCGTCGACTTCCTGGCGGCGGGACGTGTGGCCGGTCGCTATGTGCTCTCTGCGGGGGACATGACCGCTGGCTTGAGCGTGATCACGCTGGTGGCGCTGGTGGAATCCAAATATCAGGTGGGCTATGCCTTGACCTTTTGGGAATACCTCACGGTGCCGGTGGGGATCATCATGGGCTTGACGGGCTATTGTCTCTATCGCTTCCGCGAGACGCGCTCCCTGTCGATCGGTCAGTTCCTGGAGATGCGCTATAACAAGCCGTTGCGTGTCACCGCCGCGACGATCCGCACGATTGCGGAGATGGTGACCAATGCGATCGGTCCGGCGGTGGCGGCGAACTTTTTCATCTACTTCCTGGGCTTGCCGCACAAGGTGATGATCTTTGGAATCAATATGCCGACCTTCGGCTTGATTGTGGCGGCATCGCTCTGCCTGTGCATGGTGGTCATCTGGCCGGGTGGCCGGATCTCGCTGCTGATCTCGGACGCGTTCCAGGGCCTGATGTGCTACCCGATTTTCGTGATTCTTGCTGGCTATATCCTGCTGCACTTTGGTTGGCATGATACGATCGGGCCTGTGATGATGGACCGGGTCAAAGGACAGAGTTTCATCAACCCATTCGATATCGAGAAGCTGCGTGACTTTAACATCTTTGCGCTCTTCGTAACGATTATGGGGAGTGTTCTCAACCGGGCCAGTTGGATCGGTAACGACACGACCAGCAGCGGTCGGACCCCGCACGAGCAGAAGATGGCCGGCATCCTTGGGACCTGGCGTAATCTGTATGCCGGTTTGATGATGCTGATGGTGGCGGTGATGATCATCGCGCTGATGACGCACCAGAAGTTTGCGGACGAGACTCACGAGATTCGTCATGAGCTCATGGGCAAGGTGGCCTTGGAAGCGGTGCCCGATGCAGCCTTGCGCGAGCAGCTCAATGCCAACTTGGCGGCGCTCCCTATCGAGCGCCATGAGATCGGAGTGGACGCCCCCCTGTCTCAGGATCGGAATATCGATACACCCTATATGGAAACGGCACTGGAGACCCTTGGAGGCACTCCGGAGGGGAATCTACAGTATCAAAAATTCCGCACGCTTTACCACCAGATGATGTTGCCGGTGGCTTTGAAGAACATTCTGCCGGTCGGCCTCATGGGCTTGTTCTGCTTATTGATGATCATGTTGCTGATCTCGACCGACGACTCGCGGGTTTTCAATGCATCCTCGACGATCGTGCAGGACATCGTCATCCCGTTTTTCAAGAAGCCGCTCACACCGAAGCAACACCTGCTTCTACTGCGCCTGACCTCTGTCGGCGTCTGTCTTTTCTTTTTCGTCGTCTCGATCTTCTTCGTGCAGATCGATTACATCATCATGTTCACGACGATCATGTGTGCGCTCTGGTTGGGCGGAGCCGGTCCGATCATGATTTTCGGTCTTTACAGTCGTTTTGGTAATACGGTTGGCGCGTTCGGGGCCTTGATTTTCGGTTCCGGGCTCTCGGCGGTCGGACTCTACATGCAACGGAATTGGGCGGAGACGGTCTATCCTTGGCTCGTATCCCATGGCTGGGAGGTCTCAGTCGGGCATTTTCTGGAGGCTGTTTCCCGTCCCTTCAATCCCTATATCATGTGGGAGATGAATGCGGTGAAGTTCCCCATCAACTCCTACGAGCTGTATTTCATGGCCATGGTTTCCGGGATTTTGGCTTATGTCATTGGATCGGCTCTAACCCAGCGCAAGCCCTACAATCTGGACCGCTTGCTTCACCGCGGGGTATATGACCTTTCCAATGAATACAAGGAGCCGTTCAAGTGGGGTCTGCGCAGCTTCTATAAGAAGCTGATCGGTATCACTCCGGAATACACGCTGGGTGACCGCATCATCGCCTGGTCGGTCTTTGGTTACGCAATCGTTTATAAGTTCGGTTTCTGCTTCATCGGGTCGCTGATCTGGAATGCGATTAAACCATGGCCGGTCCAGTGGTGGAGCAACTATTTCTTTATCACCAGTCTCTGTGTCACGTCTGCGCTCGGTATCGTCTCGACTTTCTGGTTCCTGATCGGGGGCATTATCGACATTCGGAAGCTCTTCCGTGATCTGGCCGGCCGCGTCGACGATCCGCTCGACAACGGTATGGTCGAAGGGCACGTCTCCCTCGTCGACAAAAAGGCATTCGAAGAACGCACCCACGAGCCGCAGGACGATTAATGCCGAACTTTAGGATTCGCGGCCCCGATGCCTGTCGGGATTTGGGCCGCGGACCGTTCTATACCGGCTGCGTCCGGCTAGTGTGGTGTCAGCTAAGTATCTTACATTATAAGTTGGCGTCAACGGAGTCAGGGCATCCTGCCCTGATATGATAGTGTTGCGAGGGACTAGGGCGGGACGCCCTATCTCCGTTAGCTTTCACCACTTCGAAGAACGAGGTGTATTTCTGAAGCTTACTTCGCTGACACCACACTAGAGCAAATTGCATAAAAATAGTCGTGTTGGCTGGGCTGTAATTTGCTCTAGCAGATCACGATTTCCTGTCGTGGCTTGCCGGGCTGAATCGGGATGGATAAGCCGACTGTCCAAGCATTCCGCACTCGAGGTTGGTTCCCCAATTCGATGCAACTACTCCAATCGCTCAAAGACTCGGCCAATGGACTCATTATTTTCATTAGTCCATTACAACCGGAACTCAATGGGAAGCCCCGGGCCCTGGATGCCAAAATCCTTTATGCCGATGATGAGAGCCGGGAATCCTATACCAGCCGGAAATGGTTTCTCAGCCCGGGACAAAAGAACATGATGATCCTGACTGCCGACCCTGCGAATCCGAATCGGTATCAGCTGACATCGATCCGTTATTGAGTTTCTCATGAAACCATGAGGGTGTTGGTATTCGTTTTAAATTTCAGCCAAGGCCAGCCCTGCGATGCGTCCCGTCGTCCAAGCCCCTTGGAAGTTGAATCTTCCTGTAATCCCATCGTAATCGATGCATTCTGATGGTCCACGTGCAGACCGCATGTTGTTGAGTTAATGCAGTATTCTATCTGAACTCAATATGCTCCGAAGGCTCATTGAGTGGTCGGAGATGACCTGTTGAACCTTTGTCTGTGTCTCGTTTTGAGGGGTCTGGCACGCGTCATTGAGTCGATCAATAAATTGCAGCGCCTGCCTACGGGCTTGAGTTGCTGAAAATCCGATGGCTTCCCAATAAAGATCCCAATCCCGAATGCGCAGTTCGCTCGGAAGATATGACTTGCCTATTTTCATGGCCATTTTGGCAGATAGCTCCGGGTAGCAAGCGGTGCAGATCAAATCGTAGAAGGGGGCAAGGCGAGTGGAGTATGTTTCTGAAGGGGCAGAGTAAAGCAGTGAGAAATTTTTACCATGGGCATCGTTATTTCCAATCAGGTAGTTGAAGAGCACCGCGTTGGAAAGCTGTAGCAAGTCTCTGGCGGGATTGGCGGACACCTTACGGATCAATTGAAAGCATTCGGACAACCCCGGGCCTCCCTCTGTCTGGTATTTGGTTCGACTTGGAATTCCCAGCGCTTGGCAGAAATCCTCTTGGTGGAGGCGATGGATCTTTGCATCTTGCTGGATTCGATCATATCGCTGAACCAAGAGGCACTTGTGGGGACCAAATTGTTTGGCTTCAGCTTTACATGTGGTGAGTCCCACTTCAGCTGCGAGTTGAAGGCAATAGGCTTCATTCTCGACCAAGCCGGGAAAGCGTTCGATTTCCGGTTTAAGGATGTGTGTGCTGGGGGCCTCGTGTAACGGGATTGCATAGCCCGAGGCGTCTAGTTTAAGGGCGACCTTATTCTGAGCGCCTGCCAATGAGAGCCGAATCTCTGACTTGCCTGCCAGTAGGGGGCGTTGCGGCAACTGGTCCAGAATTCGTATCAAGTCGCTTTCCGAAATCGCCTCGTAGCGGTTTGATTCCGGTTCGGGGTTCGCTTCAACTGGGATTAAGGTGACCGATCCTGCGCATTCACCACCGATCTCCTTCAGGAGCGCGAAATCGTTTCTAGCTGTTATCCCAAGGTTTCTGGCGATGACTTCACGATTATGTTCCTCCGGGAGGAGTCCTCCAAAAAATGAAATGCACTCCCGTTCATTGAACGATTGGCTCTGCAGCGGGAGTGACTGCGAGAGGGGACGTGCTTCACTGTTGGCCAGCCATTCCGGTTTATAACTGAATGCGATACGACCATCCGCACCCTGTTCGAGGCAGCCGACTTCGTTCCCCTGTAAAATGACCTTCAGCTGCTTCATCGTCATAGAACGAGTTCGATCCGAATACCTAAAGCTGCTGCGACGTGGATCGCTTTTCCGATTTGGCAGGTTGCCTTCCCATTCTCCAAATCGGAGATGAATCGGGGGGCTGTGTTTGCGGTCAATGCCAGTTCCTGTTGAGTCAGACCTTGGGCCTTACGTGCTTCCCGGATCGACTTCCCAAACTGCTCGGAATTCTGTATGTTCGCTTTCATTACTGATCGGTAATATTTCTCTAAGTTAACAGTTTTTCAAGCTTAATATTACCGTTCGGTATTATTGCTGCGCCTGCAACCCTGATAGACCTACTTCATTACTGATCGGTAATATACTCTCATGGGCCGGGTATTATGGGCATGACCCAGCTAAACTCAGTCCTGCAATGCGTCCAGTCAGTCGTCCATGCTCCCTGAAAGTTGAATCCGCCTGTGATACCATCGTAATCGAGGCATTCGCCCGCGAAGTGGAGGCCGGGAACGCACTAGCTCCATTGCCGATCGTTGGCCCACTCTTTGGCCCACTCGTCAGTTGGAGCCCATGCCTCGGGGAAATCCGGGTGCAGTTTTTCGGCAATCAGTTCTTCGTTCAGTGCTTCGATGCCGAGGCCGGGTGTATTCGGCACTTGGATATAGCCGTTGTTAATCAGAGGCGAGGGGAGGCCGATCGCCAGATCTTGCCACCAGGGGATGTCGACGGAGTGGACTTCGAGCGCCATAAAGTTGCGGGTGGCTGCGGCTACGTGGACCGCTGCCATGCAAGCAATCGGGCTTTCAGCCATGTGGATCGCCATGGAGACGCCGTAATCTTCGGCCATGTCTCCGATCTTTTTGGTTTCGAGGATGCCTCCGGTG encodes the following:
- a CDS encoding helix-turn-helix domain-containing protein; translated protein: MKANIQNSEQFGKSIREARKAQGLTQQELALTANTAPRFISDLENGKATCQIGKAIHVAAALGIRIELVL
- a CDS encoding sodium:solute symporter family protein, which produces MHWIDWVITVVPVTIILFLAVYSRKYVRGVVDFLAAGRVAGRYVLSAGDMTAGLSVITLVALVESKYQVGYALTFWEYLTVPVGIIMGLTGYCLYRFRETRSLSIGQFLEMRYNKPLRVTAATIRTIAEMVTNAIGPAVAANFFIYFLGLPHKVMIFGINMPTFGLIVAASLCLCMVVIWPGGRISLLISDAFQGLMCYPIFVILAGYILLHFGWHDTIGPVMMDRVKGQSFINPFDIEKLRDFNIFALFVTIMGSVLNRASWIGNDTTSSGRTPHEQKMAGILGTWRNLYAGLMMLMVAVMIIALMTHQKFADETHEIRHELMGKVALEAVPDAALREQLNANLAALPIERHEIGVDAPLSQDRNIDTPYMETALETLGGTPEGNLQYQKFRTLYHQMMLPVALKNILPVGLMGLFCLLMIMLLISTDDSRVFNASSTIVQDIVIPFFKKPLTPKQHLLLLRLTSVGVCLFFFVVSIFFVQIDYIIMFTTIMCALWLGGAGPIMIFGLYSRFGNTVGAFGALIFGSGLSAVGLYMQRNWAETVYPWLVSHGWEVSVGHFLEAVSRPFNPYIMWEMNAVKFPINSYELYFMAMVSGILAYVIGSALTQRKPYNLDRLLHRGVYDLSNEYKEPFKWGLRSFYKKLIGITPEYTLGDRIIAWSVFGYAIVYKFGFCFIGSLIWNAIKPWPVQWWSNYFFITSLCVTSALGIVSTFWFLIGGIIDIRKLFRDLAGRVDDPLDNGMVEGHVSLVDKKAFEERTHEPQDD
- a CDS encoding type II toxin-antitoxin system HipA family toxin, with the protein product MKQLKVILQGNEVGCLEQGADGRIAFSYKPEWLANSEARPLSQSLPLQSQSFNERECISFFGGLLPEEHNREVIARNLGITARNDFALLKEIGGECAGSVTLIPVEANPEPESNRYEAISESDLIRILDQLPQRPLLAGKSEIRLSLAGAQNKVALKLDASGYAIPLHEAPSTHILKPEIERFPGLVENEAYCLQLAAEVGLTTCKAEAKQFGPHKCLLVQRYDRIQQDAKIHRLHQEDFCQALGIPSRTKYQTEGGPGLSECFQLIRKVSANPARDLLQLSNAVLFNYLIGNNDAHGKNFSLLYSAPSETYSTRLAPFYDLICTACYPELSAKMAMKIGKSYLPSELRIRDWDLYWEAIGFSATQARRQALQFIDRLNDACQTPQNETQTKVQQVISDHSMSLRSILSSDRILH
- a CDS encoding adenylate/guanylate cyclase domain-containing protein; the protein is MASSIIRRHYPIPNLNFRDFWDICSRFQTNHPEFRHAYFTVDGFDSFLVLDEPDVSKVLKRLEGRENKVRKYSARFYTSRTQHTEGYGISELQYRPVTYDRYLQGLSFYSDSVNKANYYQFEEEIYSTYPFIENTEPDVEFGKPCEILALVIDIRGFSLFCEEPNIESPYICGLMSAFYNMANHSLQRFPPEMTKFLGDGMLAIWETSPADREIAVNVALTAALSLRHKWKIVQDSPHFTHGAPEMIGAGICFGLASHLETGHDYIGRPINIASRLCSACPGNRVYVDRAVPNIPLHLKKEKFVAHIKPYGRHNIWSFVNEDED